One genomic region from Dehalococcoidia bacterium encodes:
- a CDS encoding adenylate/guanylate cyclase domain-containing protein: MPELPTGTITFLFTDVEGSSRAWEEHPAAMRRAMTRHDALLTAVFERHEGVVVRPRGEGDSLFAVFVRASDAAAAALAGQRALAAEDWGAIGPLRVRMGLHTGEADLREGDYYGSAVNRTARIRGAGHGGQILLSQTTADLVRGTLPAGATLTELGRHRLRDLREPELIHQLSEPGLPDTFPPLATFDARPNNLPLQLTSFVGRERELAEVTGLLREQRLVTLTGPGGTGKTRLALQAAAEALDAFPDGVFFVDLAPLADLALVPSAIAQALGVQEQPGVPAQQSLGYALRQKRLLLLLDNFEHLLEAAGLVGVLLQAAPALTALVTSRAPLRLRGEREYPVAPLPLPQSERLTPAQTAGNPAVALFVMRAREVRPDFGLTEENTASVSAICARLDGLPLAIELAAARVRALAPAALLARLEQRLPLLTGGPRDAPARQQTLRDAIAWSHALLTSAEQALFRRLAVFAGGCTLDLAEAVCADDQSPPQADDQASIGAVRERPVAAQPRATASANPQPTNLSPTLANAARAVPEPPLPALTKDAILDTIASLMEKSLLRENTGADGEPRYAMLETIREFALAELETSGDAEAIRRRLAVQMLQFARRCAMMLDWPWLDADLANARSVLGWCIAEAELGLGVRLWRALRDYLINRGLSKEDDLWRRRLLALPEAVRPNLSRAWLLMISSLTYGLSAAEQEHGAAGLEEAIALSRELGERRCLEQALSLLAVLRSIQGRYDAVPPLAEEALALALEAGSGPIVMASRIQLTEAALARGDVATAESLIAAIRPIPRNALSLPLLVETWLAEAHGDDAQARALLEEVVQSIGAKQVEESPHRLMGLTILARVMLRQGDAPAAVAACVESLTIHRKVGSSRNLPTTLNVLAQAAERDGLLLVSARLLACVDALRRMFAGELLGLPAAQQAAVTRVRSALGEEAFAAEWAAGEALSVEQAIDLGLAVAAELQRTLAAQPGDSPTPG, encoded by the coding sequence ATGCCCGAGCTGCCCACCGGCACGATCACCTTCCTCTTCACGGACGTGGAGGGTTCCTCCCGCGCCTGGGAGGAGCATCCCGCCGCCATGCGCCGGGCCATGACCCGCCACGACGCGCTGCTGACAGCAGTCTTCGAGCGGCACGAGGGCGTGGTCGTGCGCCCGCGCGGCGAGGGCGACTCGCTGTTCGCCGTCTTCGTGCGCGCCTCCGACGCCGCAGCGGCGGCGCTGGCGGGGCAGCGGGCGCTCGCCGCCGAGGACTGGGGCGCGATTGGGCCGCTGCGGGTGCGGATGGGCCTGCACACGGGCGAAGCGGACCTGCGCGAGGGCGACTACTACGGCAGTGCCGTCAATCGCACCGCCCGTATCCGCGGCGCCGGGCATGGGGGCCAAATCCTTCTCTCCCAGACCACTGCCGACCTGGTGCGCGGCACGCTGCCCGCCGGCGCAACGCTCACCGAGCTGGGCCGCCACCGCCTGCGCGATCTGCGCGAGCCGGAGCTGATCCACCAGCTCAGTGAGCCGGGCCTGCCGGACACCTTTCCGCCGCTGGCGACATTCGATGCCCGCCCTAACAATCTGCCGCTCCAGCTCACCAGCTTCGTGGGCCGCGAACGCGAGCTGGCCGAGGTCACGGGTCTGCTGCGCGAGCAGCGGCTGGTCACGCTGACCGGCCCCGGTGGCACGGGCAAGACGCGGCTGGCCTTGCAGGCAGCCGCCGAGGCACTGGACGCGTTCCCAGACGGCGTCTTCTTCGTCGATCTGGCGCCGCTCGCCGATCTGGCCCTGGTGCCTTCGGCGATCGCGCAGGCGCTGGGCGTGCAGGAACAGCCCGGCGTGCCGGCGCAGCAGAGCCTGGGCTACGCGCTGCGCCAGAAGCGCCTGCTACTGCTGCTCGACAACTTCGAGCATCTGCTCGAGGCCGCGGGACTTGTAGGCGTGTTGCTCCAGGCGGCGCCGGCACTGACGGCGCTGGTGACGAGCCGCGCGCCGCTGCGGCTGCGCGGCGAACGCGAGTATCCCGTCGCGCCGCTGCCGCTGCCGCAGTCCGAACGGCTGACGCCAGCGCAAACGGCCGGCAACCCGGCGGTGGCGCTATTCGTGATGCGGGCGCGCGAGGTCCGCCCGGATTTCGGCCTGACGGAGGAGAACACCGCGTCTGTTTCGGCGATCTGCGCCCGGCTGGACGGGCTGCCGTTGGCGATCGAGCTGGCTGCAGCGCGCGTGCGGGCGCTGGCGCCGGCGGCGCTGCTGGCCCGGCTCGAACAGCGGCTGCCGCTGCTCACCGGCGGCCCGCGCGATGCGCCCGCGCGCCAGCAAACGCTACGCGACGCGATCGCCTGGAGCCACGCCCTGCTCACATCCGCCGAGCAGGCGCTGTTCCGCCGCCTCGCCGTCTTCGCCGGCGGCTGCACGCTGGACCTCGCCGAAGCCGTCTGCGCCGACGACCAAAGCCCACCCCAAGCGGACGACCAAGCTTCGATAGGGGCCGTTCGTGAACGGCCCGTCGCGGCGCAGCCGCGAGCAACGGCCTCCGCGAACCCTCAACCAACGAATCTGTCCCCTACACTCGCGAACGCAGCGCGGGCGGTTCCCGAACCGCCCCTACCGGCCCTTACCAAAGATGCGATCCTCGACACCATCGCCTCGCTGATGGAGAAGAGCCTGCTGCGGGAGAACACCGGCGCGGACGGCGAGCCGCGCTACGCGATGCTGGAGACGATCCGCGAGTTCGCGCTAGCGGAGTTGGAGACGAGCGGCGACGCGGAGGCCATTCGCCGCCGGCTCGCCGTGCAGATGCTGCAGTTCGCCCGGCGCTGCGCGATGATGCTCGACTGGCCATGGCTGGATGCCGATCTTGCCAATGCGCGGTCGGTGCTGGGCTGGTGCATTGCTGAAGCGGAACTCGGCCTCGGCGTGCGGCTGTGGCGGGCGCTACGGGATTACCTGATCAACCGTGGACTCAGCAAAGAGGACGATCTGTGGCGCCGACGGCTGCTGGCGCTGCCGGAAGCGGTGCGGCCGAACCTGTCGCGGGCGTGGCTCCTCATGATCTCTTCGCTGACTTACGGCCTCTCCGCTGCCGAGCAGGAGCACGGCGCGGCTGGTCTTGAAGAGGCAATCGCCTTGAGCCGGGAGCTGGGGGAACGACGCTGCCTGGAGCAGGCGCTGTCGCTTCTCGCTGTGCTCCGCTCAATTCAGGGCAGGTACGATGCCGTGCCGCCGCTGGCCGAAGAAGCGCTCGCCCTCGCTCTTGAAGCTGGGTCCGGCCCGATAGTCATGGCGTCGCGGATACAACTCACCGAAGCAGCGTTGGCTCGCGGAGACGTTGCGACTGCCGAAAGCCTGATCGCGGCAATCCGGCCTATCCCCCGGAATGCTTTGTCGCTACCGCTGCTGGTCGAGACCTGGCTGGCAGAGGCACACGGTGACGACGCCCAGGCGCGAGCATTGCTTGAGGAGGTCGTTCAGAGTATCGGGGCTAAGCAGGTTGAGGAAAGCCCACACAGACTTATGGGGCTTACCATCCTCGCGCGGGTGATGTTGCGGCAAGGGGATGCCCCGGCAGCCGTGGCTGCTTGCGTCGAGAGCCTTACAATTCATCGCAAGGTTGGTTCGTCGCGCAACCTGCCAACAACCCTCAACGTGCTCGCGCAGGCGGCCGAGCGCGATGGCCTGCTGCTTGTGAGCGCCAGGTTGCTCGCGTGCGTTGACGCGCTGCGGCGAATGTTCGCCGGCGAGCTGCTCGGCTTGCCGGCCGCGCAGCAGGCGGCGGTCACGCGGGTGCGGTCCGCGCTCGGCGAGGAGGCGTTCGCGGCGGAGTGGGCCGCCGGCGAGGCGCTGTCGGTCGAGCAGGCGATCGATCTCGGGTTGGCGGTCGCGGCGGAGCTTCAGCGCACGCTCGCAGCGCAGCCAGGCGACTCGCCAACACCTGGGTGA
- a CDS encoding DUF4132 domain-containing protein produces MVTSEDAAQPSSDDGDALAAEADLLIDRLPEAAFAPQACAWRRLYDRDLYTDGFLPGPEGHAVLFADPGLRAEVARRALLRWGERGGAAVERAGSEAARVELTVLHRAGVGLLHTLPAVSAEMIEPFFGADWPVPSQDEYWLALLNLVERHDRVFGRSDSLFEAIRRVWDRIGQNVNGYHPGPAAFREALGEAPSLPRAVRAHIATLPEGESEAWRALLIHMSEAAQARPSRAWLREARALLDGVGEQVFAAQAIGWLALLEPPLAQILSPAHAQTVRGCAWVCSLTENAELARAVARAAEALHRKYAYATARSILAANACIYALGQMPGSEPAVQLLQLSRRLKDGNQRPAIERALAEATRRLGIARDELEEQTVSEVGFDDDGCLRREIGAFAAELAIAGSRPGEWRWRDASGRQYKSPPATLKAEHAEALKALRRERDELGKALTAQRDRIERLLLGERVLSAVAWRERYLDHPLVRHIARRLVWQVEANGHTETVIWHDEGLVNAQGEPVAWPGEGALVRLWHPLNTSPEVAAAWREWLEAHAVAQPFKQAHRELYLLTDAERATGAYSNRFAAHILRQHQFKRLCDERGWRYAMVTIYDAPLTTRATRALPGGGRVEFWIEAQGLDDGTASGVLLYCSTDQVRFCARRGGPLPLTEIRPLLFSEVMREVDLFVGVASIGNDPQWQDRGAGPLGQQYGVYWHEYAFGELNASALTRREVLARLLPRLKIAGRCTLEERYLLVRGELHTYRIHLGSGNILIEPDGRYLCIVPSARSRGADPAGGLALPFEGDGVLSIILSKAFLLAADTHISDPTILSQLRRA; encoded by the coding sequence ATGGTCACGAGCGAGGATGCGGCCCAACCCTCCTCAGACGACGGCGACGCGCTCGCCGCAGAGGCTGATCTACTGATCGACCGGCTGCCGGAGGCCGCGTTTGCCCCGCAGGCGTGCGCCTGGCGGCGCCTATACGACAGGGATTTGTACACCGATGGGTTCTTGCCCGGCCCGGAGGGCCATGCGGTCCTCTTTGCCGATCCTGGCCTGCGCGCCGAGGTCGCCCGACGGGCGCTGCTGCGCTGGGGCGAGCGCGGCGGCGCGGCGGTTGAGCGTGCAGGCAGCGAAGCCGCGAGAGTCGAGCTGACGGTACTGCATCGAGCCGGTGTGGGCCTCCTACACACCTTGCCAGCGGTTTCTGCGGAGATGATCGAGCCGTTCTTCGGTGCGGATTGGCCCGTGCCCTCTCAAGACGAGTACTGGCTGGCGTTGCTCAACCTGGTGGAGCGGCATGATCGGGTCTTCGGCCGCAGCGATTCGCTGTTCGAGGCGATTCGCCGGGTGTGGGACCGCATCGGGCAGAACGTGAACGGCTACCACCCCGGCCCAGCGGCGTTCCGCGAAGCGCTGGGCGAGGCGCCCTCGCTGCCCAGGGCCGTGCGCGCCCATATCGCCACCCTGCCGGAGGGGGAGAGCGAAGCCTGGCGGGCGTTGCTGATCCACATGAGCGAGGCGGCGCAGGCTCGCCCGTCACGGGCGTGGCTGCGCGAGGCCCGCGCGCTGCTGGACGGCGTGGGGGAGCAGGTGTTCGCCGCGCAGGCGATCGGCTGGCTGGCACTGTTGGAGCCGCCGCTGGCGCAGATCCTTTCGCCGGCGCATGCGCAGACGGTGCGCGGCTGCGCCTGGGTCTGCTCGCTGACCGAAAACGCCGAGCTGGCCCGCGCCGTGGCCCGTGCGGCCGAGGCGCTGCACCGCAAGTATGCCTACGCCACCGCGCGCTCGATCCTCGCCGCCAACGCCTGCATCTACGCACTTGGCCAGATGCCGGGCAGTGAGCCGGCCGTGCAGTTGCTGCAGCTCTCGCGCCGGCTGAAGGACGGCAACCAGCGGCCCGCGATTGAACGGGCGCTCGCGGAAGCCACGCGGCGGCTGGGCATCGCCCGCGACGAGCTTGAGGAGCAGACCGTGTCTGAGGTCGGCTTCGACGACGACGGCTGCCTGCGGCGCGAGATCGGCGCGTTCGCGGCCGAGCTGGCGATCGCCGGCTCGCGGCCGGGCGAATGGCGCTGGCGCGACGCCTCCGGTAGGCAGTACAAGTCGCCGCCCGCGACGCTCAAGGCCGAGCACGCCGAGGCGTTGAAGGCGCTGCGCCGCGAGCGCGACGAGCTGGGCAAGGCACTGACCGCGCAACGCGACCGCATCGAGCGCTTGCTGTTGGGCGAACGCGTCCTGTCTGCGGTCGCGTGGCGCGAACGGTATCTCGACCACCCGCTCGTGCGCCACATCGCCCGCCGCCTGGTCTGGCAGGTCGAAGCGAACGGCCACACGGAGACCGTGATCTGGCACGATGAGGGCCTGGTCAACGCGCAAGGCGAGCCGGTTGCCTGGCCCGGCGAAGGCGCCCTGGTTCGCCTCTGGCACCCGCTGAATACGTCGCCGGAGGTTGCGGCCGCCTGGCGTGAGTGGCTCGAGGCGCACGCCGTGGCCCAGCCCTTCAAGCAGGCGCATCGCGAGCTGTACCTGCTCACCGACGCCGAGCGTGCGACCGGCGCCTACTCCAACCGCTTCGCCGCGCACATCCTGCGACAGCACCAGTTCAAGCGGCTCTGCGACGAGCGCGGCTGGCGCTACGCGATGGTGACCATCTACGATGCGCCGCTCACCACCCGCGCCACACGTGCTCTGCCGGGCGGCGGCCGCGTCGAGTTTTGGATCGAGGCGCAGGGATTGGACGACGGCACTGCCTCGGGCGTGCTGCTCTACTGCTCGACCGACCAGGTGCGCTTCTGTGCCCGGCGGGGCGGGCCATTGCCGCTCACAGAGATTCGGCCGCTGCTCTTTTCCGAGGTCATGCGCGAGGTCGACCTGTTCGTCGGCGTCGCCAGCATCGGCAACGACCCGCAGTGGCAGGATCGCGGCGCAGGCCCGCTCGGTCAGCAGTACGGCGTCTACTGGCACGAGTACGCCTTCGGCGAGCTGAACGCCTCAGCGCTCACGCGGCGCGAGGTGCTGGCGCGGCTGCTGCCGCGGCTGAAGATCGCAGGACGCTGCACGCTGGAGGAGCGTTACCTGCTGGTGCGCGGCGAACTGCACACGTACCGTATCCACCTGGGCAGCGGCAACATCTTGATCGAGCCGGACGGCCGCTACCTGTGTATTGTGCCCTCGGCCCGCTCGCGTGGCGCGGACCCGGCCGGCGGCCTCGCGCTGCCCTTCGAAGGCGACGGCGTGCTCTCGATCATTCTGAGCAAGGCCTTCCTGCTTGCCGCCGACACCCACATCAGCGACCCGACGATCTTGAGCCAGCTACGGCGAGCATAG